In the Chlorobium limicola DSM 245 genome, one interval contains:
- a CDS encoding DUF4160 domain-containing protein: MSPTVFCEQGFRFFFFSREESRMHVHILSGDGEAKYWLEPEIELAKNSGYSRIQLKQIESIVEAHSDELCQAWRKHFRS, from the coding sequence ATGAGTCCTACCGTGTTTTGTGAACAAGGGTTTCGATTTTTCTTCTTTTCGCGTGAAGAGAGCAGAATGCATGTACATATTCTATCGGGTGATGGCGAGGCGAAGTATTGGCTTGAACCTGAAATTGAACTTGCTAAAAATTCCGGTTATTCAAGAATTCAGTTAAAACAGATCGAATCAATAGTGGAGGCACACAGCGATGAACTCTGTCAAGCATGGCGAAAGCATTTCAGAAGTTGA
- a CDS encoding HpcH/HpaI aldolase/citrate lyase family protein, which translates to MIFKDITWLDSASIEAIEQQLPETVSRRPLTRGLRRSALMVSAHRVNHLNKLDLLAADMAVINLEDGVAPQEKPRARALAALFTAHAREAKTELIVRVNPLGEGGEEDIRLINRAVPDAIRIPKVRTAQEVEQACRLVDPAIRIHLSVETGEALKKLADLRVEERVDTVYLGILDLCADLGLPQSVITPGNPTASYLLSRFLVDALTAGFHPVSFVHQEYKDLETFEKWCLQERSMGFSSKGCISPGQVELANRVFAPKPEERARAITIVRCFEEEAKKGNTGFVHEQYGFIDEPVYRGALAVLAATDHEKVSGM; encoded by the coding sequence ATGATTTTCAAAGACATTACCTGGCTGGACAGTGCCAGTATTGAAGCGATCGAACAGCAGTTGCCTGAAACTGTTTCCCGGCGCCCCCTGACCCGCGGTCTGCGCCGAAGCGCCCTTATGGTTTCGGCCCATCGGGTCAACCATCTGAACAAACTGGATCTACTGGCAGCAGATATGGCTGTCATCAATCTGGAAGATGGCGTTGCACCGCAAGAGAAGCCCCGCGCTCGTGCTCTGGCTGCGCTGTTTACCGCCCATGCCCGAGAGGCGAAAACGGAACTGATTGTACGGGTCAATCCCTTGGGTGAAGGGGGTGAAGAAGATATCCGGCTGATCAATCGGGCAGTGCCGGACGCAATCCGTATCCCCAAGGTCAGAACCGCTCAGGAAGTCGAACAGGCTTGTCGCCTGGTAGATCCTGCGATTCGAATCCATCTCTCTGTCGAGACCGGTGAGGCACTGAAGAAACTCGCCGATTTGAGGGTTGAGGAGCGGGTGGATACGGTCTATCTGGGTATTCTGGATTTATGTGCCGATCTCGGATTGCCCCAGTCGGTGATCACTCCAGGGAACCCAACGGCCAGCTATCTGCTTTCACGCTTTCTGGTGGATGCCCTCACAGCCGGCTTTCATCCGGTATCGTTTGTCCATCAGGAGTACAAGGATCTGGAGACCTTCGAAAAATGGTGCCTTCAGGAACGGAGCATGGGCTTTTCATCCAAAGGCTGTATCTCTCCGGGGCAGGTGGAGCTGGCCAACCGGGTTTTCGCCCCCAAGCCAGAGGAGCGCGCGCGAGCAATAACCATTGTGCGCTGTTTTGAAGAGGAGGCAAAAAAGGGCAACACCGGCTTTGTGCATGAGCAGTACGGGTTTATCGACGAGCCTGTTTACAGAGGAGCATTGGCTGTCCTGGCTGCAACCGATCATGAGAAAGTCTCAGGAATGTAA
- a CDS encoding SUMF1/EgtB/PvdO family nonheme iron enzyme, translating into MKQNRRGDRWDENNCRHRNNRGAGSVAPVYAYPEGVSGYGTWNQSGNVMEWCSVWHDETDSANTASGEETLRQERGGCWRYPDKFAFRCSQRSFVVSKAVNDFRGFRLVLPVQADS; encoded by the coding sequence TTGAAGCAGAACAGGAGGGGAGACCGTTGGGACGAAAACAACTGCCGGCACCGGAACAACAGGGGCGCGGGCTCGGTCGCCCCGGTCTACGCCTATCCCGAAGGGGTCTCCGGCTACGGCACCTGGAACCAGAGCGGCAACGTCATGGAGTGGTGCAGCGTCTGGCACGACGAAACCGATTCCGCAAACACTGCCTCCGGTGAAGAAACCCTCCGCCAGGAACGGGGAGGCTGCTGGCGCTATCCCGACAAGTTCGCCTTCCGCTGTTCACAGCGTTCGTTCGTGGTTTCCAAAGCCGTCAACGATTTCCGGGGATTCCGCCTCGTATTGCCGGTGCAGGCGGACTCATAA
- a CDS encoding DUF2442 domain-containing protein, whose amino-acid sequence MNSVKHGESISEVEVSNISQHGIWLLYNGKELFLSYNDFPWFRNQTVKSILNVKEQSAGHFWWPDLDVDLTVEIIEHPERFPLVSNEQVTS is encoded by the coding sequence ATGAACTCTGTCAAGCATGGCGAAAGCATTTCAGAAGTTGAGGTATCGAACATTTCACAACACGGCATCTGGCTTCTCTATAACGGCAAAGAGTTGTTTCTTTCATATAACGATTTTCCGTGGTTCAGGAATCAAACGGTAAAATCAATTCTTAACGTTAAGGAGCAATCAGCTGGTCATTTCTGGTGGCCTGATCTGGATGTAGATTTGACGGTGGAGATTATAGAACATCCAGAACGCTTTCCGCTTGTTTCAAATGAGCAAGTGACATCTTGA